The genome window tcctgtggtgtctggcaccgggacattggcagtggattCTTatggggagtttggaggccaggtcatcACCTTAGGCTCCTTGTGGTGTTCCTGGTCCTGGTGCATGGAGGGGTCTTGGAGTACTCTGCCCAAGCACCCATTCCAGTTATGGAGGATCTGATGAAGCGCCCATTAAAACATGATCTACTAGCAAAGCCACAAACACAAGATCCACCAGGCATCTGGGGGTCCTTGACTGACATGACAACTCTTTTCCCAGGCGTGGTCTGCACCCAGGTTTGGGTTCAGATCATTGGGTGTAAAAAGATGGTCTTCTAGGAGATCATTGAAGGAGAATAGGAGCTCCCCTACCAAGCATGGATGGTACCTCAGGCAGGCCTCCCCTGACAGACACTCTAGCGTTATAGTTCTTTTCAATATAGTACATTATATGGGCTATATTGAAAAGCAGAGACTCATACTTTTGTTATggattttgattttatttatttttaattttatattgcTCACAAAATTTCAGTATAtaaatctgtaaatgtaaatattcaaataatCTAGATGACTCAACTTTGACTGTGTTAAACATGCACAGCATTTTGCCAGCTTAACTATTTCCAAACCACAGTTGTACTAgtattgatttttgttcattaaatgtttcttgGTGTTCTTCTCTGGCTTAAACAATATGATGAAACACTTTGGAGCAAAAATGCACAGAATTAGACCAAAACTGGAGGCCAGAATGGCAAATATTTCCACAGCCACAGTAAATTTCCCTGGAGAGCTGACATATGCAGGGATGAAGGTGATCCACACTGCACAGaatatcagcatgctgaagGTGATAAGTTTAGCTTCATTAAAATTATCAGGTAGTTTGCGAGCTAGGACAGCtaacacaaagcaaaagacaGCTAGTAGGCCTATGTACCCGAGCACAGCCCAGAACCCAACAACTGAGCCTAATGCACACTCCAGGATGATTCTCTCCTTGTATATGGTTAGATTTTTCAATGGAAATGGGGGACGAAGAACTAACCAAATAGTACATATtaaaacttgaataaatgtgaaGGACACCACAGTCATTCTTTGTTGTGGAGGACCAAACCATTTCATGACATTACTACCTGGAAGTGTAGCTTTGAAGGCCATTAACACCACTATAGTTTTTCCAAGAACACAAGAGATGCAGAGGACAAAGGTGATCCCAAATGCTGTGTGGCGCAGCATGCAGGACCACTCAGAGGGTGTTCCAATGAAAGTTAATGAACATAAGAAACAGAGAGTCAGTgagaagagcagcaggaagctcagctcagagttGTTGGCTCTGACAATCGGAGATGTTCTGTGTCGAAagaacacagctgctgttataACAGCAAGACAGGCACCACCAACTGAGAATGCAGCCAGGATGATTCCTAGAACTTCATTGTAGGAcagaaactccacaggcttGGGGAAACAAATGTTTCTCTCTGCATTAGGCCAGAACTCTTTGGGACAAGGGAAACAATCAGGAgaatctgaaaaaataaatcaaaaaggaCAATTAGCTGTCACATATTTGATGATGTAGGTAATGCATGATAAAACATCTTATGTTACCTGTAGCATTGCTAATCTCTCCTTCAGGACATGGTATACAGTCATAACAGCAGATGGGTTTTCCTTTCTGCAGCACCTTACGAGTTCCTGGAGGACAGCTGTCAGAGCAGACTGATGAGGGTACCTGTCACAAAGATACAGAGAAACTGATACAGATGTGCACCAATGCTACACAGCTGTTAGATGGTAAATTCTTGCTCCTCACTTGTGTGCTATCCTCCACCCAGGTGATGTTCTTGTTGATATGGAATTCCTGGCCCACTGGCAGTGATGCATCATAGAGCCCTACTGTCACCAACTCAATGCTGCCACTCTTACTTTTTTGCCAGTTGACCAACTCATATCTGGCCACAGGATCCCCGTTAGCATCAAATGACACATCATAACCATTTTGGGAAAAATTGACTTTCTTCAGCTGAGCAAGAACCTGTGAGGATGAAGTGAAGTATGacaatgagggagagaggaaataatggaaaacatttttctttccttaaaaatgcatttggatgttcacttttttatttcaacTGACCTGTTTGGACTCTATCCTTGTGAGTTTGTCACAGTGAATTGTagaatttgttttctgacacaCTGTATTATGAACGGCATGTGCTATTGCATAAACAGCTTTATACACCATGTTGGTGATACggaacttttgtttgtttgtgtacgGGCTCTGGAGTGTTGTTATGTCTTCTGTTCCATCACACAACCTCTCATCTGTGGCTGcacctaaaaacacaacaaagaggtGGGTGTTTTTTAGTGAAACACatgacatgaacacaaacacataaagaaagaaaggataagaatgcaataaaacaaaaataaaaataaaacatgcttatttttccattattttctaAAGCAGTCGTTGAAAGACAGACCCATATCTATTTTctattatgttattttttaatctatttttaaaatattagcTTTTTCATGGTATTCATTTTCTTAACTTTTGTATATCAAATTATTCTAACACAAATCAGAAACCTACAGATACTGTAGATGATACAATCTAGTAAAtatcatttttgattttttatttagcTTGGCCtagcatctgtgtgtttgtgttcagggcCTCAGTTTTTGCACTGTGAAACCACTAAAGCCTAGTGGTCAGTAATATTATTCACAGAGATGTGCCTCAGGACTCCATCGCACCACACGAACAAAAGAATTTCCTTAAAATCAAATTCTGGGGTTTGGTGATAGCACAGCTGTTGACTTTTTTTAACACATAAAGCCTCACTCTTTTGacaatcaagaaaaaaaaacacaagaactGGCACAACTTTCTCACTTTTTCCCAGCCTGCATTTGAATGCATGCTCCCAGAACTCAGTCAGCACAGGGGACTGAGCCACTTCAGTGGGAGACAGATCCAGCAGGAAGTCTCTCAGACCGGGAATGACAGATTGCTGAATGCCAAATCCAATGGTTCCAGTACAGAGGGTGAACCTCAGCATGTTGGGGTCTGTTACCCAGGCCTCACTGCCTATCCACTGGCGTGGGGGGGAAGGCTTCTGTGTAAGCTCCTCAAACAGGATCATTAAGTCTCCAGACGCTGCAAATGCTACAACAACTGTAGCTGTTGACCTGGAGAGATATTATAGTCCATTATACCGATATAACAATATAacataaaactgtttaaaatctGTTTCAACATTATTAACACAAGCAAAcgtgaaatattaaaatgtgtgttaaatgtaTAGATGGCTAGATCTCATTATTTTTATCAAATATGAGAGCAataaatgaaagatgaaaaacGGATGACATACTAACATAATAAAATCATTTGCTTCCAATCTTCTAATCTTATATCTGGttaaatatttttgtggttttggttgcAGAGACTCAGTGTCAACGCATGTTAAACAAGGACAATCAGTGGTATAGAAACCTGCGGATAACATCAGCCACTCTCTGGATTTTGCTACGTGGATCGGTCCGATAGAAAGATTCAGAGTATTCCACACAGATCCCCTCTTTGTGCGCTGCGTCCAGGAAAGACGCCATGCCATTATTGCCATATTCCGAATCTGACCGGACGGCACCTATCCAGGTCCAGCTGAAGTGTTTCACCAGTTTGGCCAGCGCATCAGCCTGGAACTGGTCATTGGGGATTGTTCTGAAGAAACTCGGGTACTCCTGCTTATTGGACAAGCATGCACAAGTGGCAAAGTGGCTCAcctaaagcaaaacaaaacagtgtaaTTCTATAATGGCACACTTAAAGAAAAGTCAGGACTGGCttacatcaaacacaaagttCACCATAAATTGAAAATATTTACTTGGGGGATGTTAAAGGGCCCGATGACGCGTGACATGCTGATGGATGGCGTGGACCCAGATTCACCAATGATAGCCATCACTGTATCAGATTGTGAGCAGTTGTCACCAGTGTAAAACACCGGGTCCAGGCCATTTGAAAGCTGGAATGCCACTTGCACTGCCATAGGCACTGAGGCACATGAATCATGGATCTGATAACCGAGCCTGATGCCCGGCAGCAGTTTCGTGCTGTTGTTAATCTCCTCAATAGCGAAGATCATTGCACGTGAGAAGCGCAGTTCACGGGTATCGATACTGCACATAGACATTCATGTCACTGAGTTTATATATGATAAAGAAAACGTACAATAAATAACTGTTATACATCTTTATGGAAAATAACTTATGCTGCGCCTGTGAACCAAATTTATATCAAAGAGTTGCCTGACCAACATAATTATGTATGTACATCAGTCTAGAATTCACAGAAATTGTGCTTAGATTAACAATATTCAACTAAATCTAAAATATTCATTGGTTAAATTCTTTGaaatcagtttaaaaataaacctgaatGTTTTATAGTCACTCTACTATTTTGCAAATACCTGTAAGTCATAGGAGCAAATACTGACTTGGCCCTtgaatgttaaaaatatatatatgaatagataaaatgaatgactgaatttaTGGCACTGGAAtcaaaacataaattaaaaatcacagaatataaaaacacaatatagcCTGAAGGTTGATTTCCATTGTGgtcatcttttgttttcttttttgtttgatttttcaaTACCACTCAAAAACATCCTTCTATCCCCCACTTCTCCCTCTTACTAACCTCCCTGTGCACCTCAGTGGCTCAGGCATGGTGGTGTAGTTGTGCTTCACTGTATGGATGTAGTGGTGTATGGAAAAAACTCCTCCAATAATATAGTCACCATCCATTGAGAACACAGGTAGACGAGTGGTACCCTGCAGCTTACATTTCACAGATGAAGCCTCAGTACTGACCCCATCATTAGACCTAGCCTCTGTGAGCACAGCCCTCTGTTTCAGACCCTCCCTATAACCATTCACGAGAGCTGAGTTCAGCTCAAACAAACTCAGAGCCAATCTAAGGCCAATAAAGAGAGCTGAGATCTCCATCCCCCAAGTGTCTGCATGAGGGCGTAAGTGTGTTTTCATGAGTTTATATAGCTTTTCCAACCAAAGCTTCCCTCCCACTTTATGTCAACTTACTATACATCAGTTAGAGGATGCCCTCatccagctgtgtttgtttaactctaagtttttttgttctttttaatgCATATAATGTATAATCTCCACTAAGTGCCACTGTTTCTTTTCTACTCTTGTATAATAACCATTGCAAACACTAGTTATTGCTGTAATTTTGTCAGTGGTGGATCCAGGGGGTAGCCACTCTTGGCTAGAGTCTGGCCACCCCAATTGTCACCCCACATACCCCACACACAACAGATCCAATCATAGTTTAAGCTAGAGGGGTCTGTAAATGATGAAGATAACATTTATTAGATTAAAGTAAGAACAGGAACAAATGAATCGATCTCTGAAGAGAAGAGATTCTGGCACAATCTACAAAAGTACACAGAGCTGCTAATAATGTTACTGATAGAAATTATAACAATGatagaaaataatgaaacaattgTTTCTCACTTACTGCCTGTACAACACTATCAGGGGTGTAAATGTTATAAATTGACATTTGTGCAGTGCTATACTATgcagtaaaaaaagaagagaaagagtgaaTACTGGCCTCAACCTGGCAAAAATTGTATGAACACGCGCTGTGCGTAGGGTTTCGTGATATGATATGGGTCTCATTATATACAGCACAATTAGGTACAATCATATGCACTATAGTGTCACCAGCTATGTCGCCACCCTTAGCAATGCCTGCACGCGCCAGGTCAAATCAGATAAAAATCATGAGAAAGTTTTGCGTAGGGCCCTAATTCGACCAGGGCCGGTACTGATCCTGTCAACTTTTTATAAATCACAACTTTTTCTTGGGCCatcttttgcttgttttgtcaagATACAACTCATATTTTTGTACTGAattttgactttatttatttatattttcagcaCAGTGAAAACGTATTTGTAAAACGACAACAAAACTAAGTGAAGAATTTTATTTAATGCGTTGAATGAACAGCATAAGCTCTTAGATAGTGCCAGCATAACTATTTCCAAACCACAGTTGTACTAgtattgatttttgttcattaaatgtttcttgGTGTTCTTCTCTGGCTTAAACaatatgatgaaacattttggagcaaaaatacacagaattaGACCAAAACTGGAGGCCAGAATGGCAAATATTTCCACAGCCACAGTAAATTTCCCTGGAGAGCTGACATATGCAGGGATGAAGGTGATCCACACTGCACAGaatatcagcatgctgaagGTGATGAGTTTAGCTTCATTAAAATTATCAGGTAGTTTGCGAGCTAGGACAGCtaacacaaagcaaaagacaGCCAATAGGCCTATGTACCCGAGCACAGCCCAGAACCCAACAGCTGAGCCTAATGCACACTCCAGGATGATTCTCTCCTTGTATATGGTTAGATTTTTCATTGGAAATGGGGGACTAAGAACTAACCAAATAGTACATATtaaaacttgaataaatgtgaaGGACACCACAGTCATTCTTTGTTGTGGAGGACCAAACCATTTCATGACATTACTACCTGGAAGTGTAGCTTTGAAGGCCATTAACACCACTATAGTTTTTCCAAGAACACAAGAGATGCAGAGGACAAAGGTGATCCCAAATGCTGTGTGGCGCAGCATGCAGGACCACTCAGAGGGTGTTCCAATGAAAGTTAATGAACATAAGAAACAGAGAGTCAGTgagaagagcagcaggaagctcagctcagagttGTTGGCTCTGACAATCGGAGATGTTCTGTGTCGAAagaacacagctgctgttataACAGCAAGACAGGCACCACCAACTGAGAATGCAGCCAGGATGATTCCTAGAACTTCATTGTAGGAcagaaactccacaggcttGGGGAAACAAATGTTTCTCTCTGCATTAGGCCAGAACTCTTTGGGGCAAGGGAAACAATCAGGagaatctaaaaaaataaatcaaaaaggaCAATTAGCTGTCACATATTCGATGATGTAGATAATGCATGACAAAACATCTTATGTTACCTGTAGCATTGCTAATCTCTCCTTCAGGACATCGTACACAGTCATAACAGCAGATGGGTTTTCCTTTCTGCAGCACCTTACGAGTTCCTGGAGGACAACTGTCAGAGCAGACTGATGAGGGTACCTGTCacaagaatacacacacattcatacagatgTGCACCAATGCTACACAGCTGTTAAATGGTAAATTCTTGCTCCTCACTTGTGTGCTATTCTCCACCCAGGTGAGGTTCTTGTTGATATGGAATTCCTGGCCCACTGGCAGTGATGCGTCATAGAGCCCTACTGTCACCAACTCAATGCTGCCACTCTTACTTTTTTGCCAGTTGACCAACTCATATCTGGCCACAGGATCCCCGTTAGCATCAAATGACACATCATAACCATTCTGGGAAAAATTGACTTTCTTCATCTGAGCAAGAACCTGTGAGGATGAAGTGAAGTAtgacagtgagggagagagaaaataatggaaagtacagttattttttcatcttgtaCAAGGTACATTACCTCAAACATTGTATTTGAGTGTTCCCTTATTCATTTCAACTGACCTGTTTGGACTCTGTCATTGTGAGTTTGTCACAGTGAGTTGTagaatttgttttctgacacaCTGCATTATGAATGGCATGTGCTATTGCATAAACTGCCTTGTACACCATGTTAGTAATTCGGAGCTGAGATGTGTCAGTGTATGGGCTCTTGAGTTTTTTTATATCCTCTGTTCCATCACATGCACTCTTATCTGTGGCTGCACCTAAAAACAATGTACAAAAGTAAGGTGGTTTTTTTCTACTTctcatgtgtttgtctttctgg of Lates calcarifer isolate ASB-BC8 unplaced genomic scaffold, TLL_Latcal_v3 _unitig_733_quiver_2419, whole genome shotgun sequence contains these proteins:
- the LOC108879776 gene encoding LOW QUALITY PROTEIN: extracellular calcium-sensing receptor-like (The sequence of the model RefSeq protein was modified relative to this genomic sequence to represent the inferred CDS: inserted 1 base in 1 codon; deleted 1 base in 1 codon), whose translation is MDGDYVIGGVFSIHHXIHTVEHNYTTLPEPLRCTGSIISRELRFSRAMIFAIEEINNSTKLLPGIRLGYQIHDACASVVMAVHVAFQLSNGLDPVFYTGDNCSQSGTVMAIIGESGSTPSISMSRIIGPFNIPQVSHFATCACLSNKQEYPSFFRTIPSDQFQADALAKLVKHFGWTWIGAVRSDSDYGNNGMASFLDAAHKEGICVEYSESFYRTDPHNKIQKVADVIRRSTAMVVVAFVSVGDMRILLEELSQEPSPHRQWIGSESWVTDADMLRFTFCAGTIGFGIQQSVIPGLRDFLLDLSPTEVAESPVLTEFWEDAFKCRLGKSAATDKSACDGTEDIKKLKSPYTDTSQLRITNMVYKAVYAIAHAIHNAVCQKTNSTTHCDKLTMTESKQVLAQMKKVNFSQNGYDVSFDANGDPVARYELVNWQKSKSGSIELVTVGLYDASLPVGQEFHINKNLTWVENSTQVPSSVCSDSCPPGTRKVLQKGKPICCYDCVRCPEGEISNATDSPDCFPCPKEFWPNAERNICFPKPVEFLSYNEVLGIILAAFSVGGACLAVITAAVFFRHRTSPIVRANNSELSFLLLFSLTLCFLCSLTFIGTPSEWSCMLRHTAFGITFVLCISCVLGKTIVVLMAFKATLPGSNVMKWFGPPQQRMTVVSFTFIQVLICTIWLVLSPPFPMKNLTIYKERIILECALGSAVGFWAVLGYIGLLAVFCFVLAVLARKLPDNFNEAKLITFSMLIFCAVWITFIPAYVSSPGKFTVAVEIFAILASSFGLILCIFAPKCFIILFKPEKNTKKHLMNKNQY
- the LOC108879775 gene encoding extracellular calcium-sensing receptor-like, which codes for MDGDYIIGGVFSIHHYIHTVKHNYTTMPEPLRCTGSIDTRELRFSRAMIFAIEEINNSTKLLPGIRLGYQIHDSCASVPMAVQVAFQLSNGLDPVFYTGDNCSQSDTVMAIIGESGSTPSISMSRVIGPFNIPQVSHFATCACLSNKQEYPSFFRTIPNDQFQADALAKLVKHFSWTWIGAVRSDSEYGNNGMASFLDAAHKEGICVEYSESFYRTDPRSKIQRVADVIRRSTATVVVAFAASGDLMILFEELTQKPSPPRQWIGSEAWVTDPNMLRFTLCTGTIGFGIQQSVIPGLRDFLLDLSPTEVAQSPVLTEFWEHAFKCRLGKSAATDERLCDGTEDITTLQSPYTNKQKFRITNMVYKAVYAIAHAVHNTVCQKTNSTIHCDKLTRIESKQVLAQLKKVNFSQNGYDVSFDANGDPVARYELVNWQKSKSGSIELVTVGLYDASLPVGQEFHINKNITWVEDSTQVPSSVCSDSCPPGTRKVLQKGKPICCYDCIPCPEGEISNATDSPDCFPCPKEFWPNAERNICFPKPVEFLSYNEVLGIILAAFSVGGACLAVITAAVFFRHRTSPIVRANNSELSFLLLFSLTLCFLCSLTFIGTPSEWSCMLRHTAFGITFVLCISCVLGKTIVVLMAFKATLPGSNVMKWFGPPQQRMTVVSFTFIQVLICTIWLVLRPPFPLKNLTIYKERIILECALGSVVGFWAVLGYIGLLAVFCFVLAVLARKLPDNFNEAKLITFSMLIFCAVWITFIPAYVSSPGKFTVAVEIFAILASSFGLILCIFAPKCFIILFKPEKNTKKHLMNKNQY